From a region of the Torulaspora globosa chromosome 7, complete sequence genome:
- the FBA1 gene encoding fructose-bisphosphate aldolase FBA1 (ancestral locus Anc_2.577) — protein MGVEQVLKRKTGVIVGDDVRALFDYARANKFAIPAINVTSSSTVVAALEAARDNKSPIILQTSNGGAAYFAGKGVSNEGQNASIKGAVAAAHYIRAVAPAYGIPVVLHSDHCAKKLLPWYDGMLEADEAYFKQHGEPLFSSHMLDLSEETDDENIATCVKYFKRMAAMGQWLEMEIGITGGEEDGVNNEDVSPDSLYTQPAQVYAVYEALSPISPNFSIAASFGNTHGVYKPGNVKLRPEILADHQKYTAEKAGTKEAKPLYLVFHGGSGSSVEEFRTGIDNGVVKVNVDTDCQYAYLEGIRDYVLNKKDYISSMIGNPSGPDAPNKKYFDPRVWVREGEKTMSKRIAIALEDFRTINTL, from the coding sequence ATGGGTGTTGAGCAAGTTCTAAAGAGAAAGACTGGTGTTATCGTCGGTGACGACGTGCGTGCTCTTTTCGACTACGCAAGAGCTAACAAGTTCGCTATCCCAGCCATCAACgtcacttcttcttccactGTCGTTGCTGCCTTGGAAGCTGCTCGTGACAACAAGTCCCCAATCATCCTACAAACCTCCAACGGTGGTGCTGCCTACTTTGCTGGTAAGGGTGTCTCTAACGAGGGCCAAAACGCCTCCATCAAGGGTGCCGTCGCCGCTGCTCACTACATCAGAGCCGTCGCTCCAGCCTACGGCATCCCAGTCGTGCTACACTCCGACCACTGTGCCAAGAAGCTATTGCCATGGTACGACGGCATGCTAGAGGCTGACGAGGCATACTTCAAGCAACACGGCGAACCTCTTTTCTCCTCCCACATGTTGGATCTTTCCGAAGAAACCGACGACGAAAACATCGCCACCTGTGTCAAGTACTTCAAGAGAATGGCCGCCATGGGCCAATGGCTAGAAATGGAAATCGGTATCACCGGTGGTGAGGAAGACGGTGTCAACAACGAGGACGTCTCTCCAGACTCCTTGTACACCCAGCCTGCACAAGTGTACGCCGTCTACGAAGCCCTAAGCCCAATCTCTCCAAACTTCTCTATCGCCGCCAGTTTCGGTAACACCCACGGTGTGTACAAGCCAGGTAACGTGAAGTTGAGACCAGAGATCTTGGCAGACCACCAAAAGTACACTGCTGAGAAGGCCGGTACCAAAGAAGCCAAGCCATTGTACTTGGTCTTCCACGGTGGTTCCGGTTCTTCCGTCGAGGAATTCAGAACTGGTATCGACAACGGTGTCGTCAAGGTCAACGTCGACACCGACTGTCAATACGCTTACCTAGAGGGTATCAGAGACTACgtgttgaacaagaaggacTACATCTCCTCAATGATCGGCAATCCCTCGGGACCAGACGctccaaacaagaagtactttGACCCAAGAGTCTGGGTCAGAGAGGGTGAAAAGACCATGTCCAAGAGAATCGCTATTGCTTTGGAAGACTTCAGAACTATCAACACTTTGTAA